In the genome of Massilia sp. PAMC28688, one region contains:
- a CDS encoding IS3 family transposase (programmed frameshift) yields MKLTTYTPEFRAEAVKLVLAQGLTLEEAAKRIAIPKGTLAIWVSAAKRGSDPTAPPSSRGVAELEAEVAKPRKELAVERMEKEVPKKGHRVLCEGVAARYAFMNSVRLDYPLSLLCRVFDVSRSGFYAAVERPPSQRAQDDERLKVAIKAAHVQTRETYGPLRLRPELVAQGFDTGRDRNVRLRQELGLRCKQKRKFKATTNSRHAFPVTENLLNQTFAPTRPNEAWVTDITYVMTDERWLYLAGVKDIFTCELVGCAMGPRMTQDLTAQALWRAVRSKRPAAGLIHHSDRGTQYCADDYRKLVEQFGMQASMSRKGNCYDNALMESFWASLKNEMIHHQRYASRANAESAIKEYIEISYNRQRRHSRLGDVSPASFAENLWKEALAA; encoded by the exons ATGAAATTAACGACATACACGCCGGAGTTCCGGGCGGAGGCCGTCAAACTGGTGCTTGCCCAAGGCTTGACACTGGAAGAAGCGGCGAAGCGAATTGCGATCCCAAAGGGGACATTAGCGATCTGGGTGAGCGCGGCCAAGCGCGGCAGCGACCCGACTGCACCGCCAAGCAGTCGTGGCGTGGCCGAGCTTGAAGCAGAGGTGGCGAAGCCGCGCAAAGAACTGGCCGTGGAGCGCATGGAGAAGGAAGTGC CTAAAAAAGGCCACCGCGTACTTTGCGAGGGAGTCGCTGCCCGGTACGCGTTCATGAATTCGGTGCGACTCGATTATCCGCTTAGTCTGTTGTGCCGCGTCTTTGACGTCTCGCGCAGCGGGTTCTACGCAGCAGTGGAGCGCCCGCCGTCCCAGCGTGCCCAGGACGACGAGCGATTGAAGGTGGCGATCAAGGCTGCGCATGTTCAAACCCGCGAGACATACGGCCCGCTGCGCCTTCGGCCCGAGTTGGTCGCTCAGGGGTTCGATACCGGGCGTGACCGCAACGTCCGGTTGCGGCAGGAGCTGGGCTTGCGGTGCAAGCAGAAGCGTAAGTTCAAGGCGACGACGAACTCGCGCCACGCGTTCCCAGTGACGGAGAACTTACTGAACCAAACGTTCGCGCCAACCCGGCCTAACGAAGCCTGGGTGACCGACATCACGTACGTGATGACCGATGAAAGATGGCTGTACCTCGCTGGTGTGAAAGACATTTTTACGTGCGAGCTGGTGGGCTGTGCGATGGGCCCACGTATGACGCAAGACCTGACCGCGCAAGCCCTGTGGCGTGCGGTACGCAGCAAGCGACCGGCAGCGGGATTGATCCATCACTCGGATCGCGGCACTCAGTATTGTGCTGATGATTACCGCAAACTGGTCGAACAATTCGGTATGCAGGCGTCCATGTCGCGCAAAGGGAACTGCTATGACAATGCTCTGATGGAGAGCTTCTGGGCTAGCTTGAAGAACGAAATGATTCATCATCAGAGGTATGCCTCGCGGGCTAACGCGGAGTCAGCTATCAAGGAGTACATCGAGATCTCCTACAACCGCCAGCGACGCCACTCGCGTCTTGGAGACGTATCGCCAGCTTCATTCGCCGAAAATTTATGGAAAGAGGCGCTGGCTGCTTGA